The following proteins come from a genomic window of Nicotiana tomentosiformis chromosome 12, ASM39032v3, whole genome shotgun sequence:
- the LOC138903359 gene encoding uncharacterized protein, giving the protein MAIGDNFSDITIVVVVPTGTVNSGNFILDHNHPPYLYPSNGLCSLLIGLLLIGMKNYMLWSRAMKVALLGKNKLCLVDGTTSKNDFRPGLVHQWDRCNAIVLMSNVNSHLFIGVLFSENAQTVWAQLKEQFDKVNASRLYYLHKESFTSTHGISSVSVYFTKLTYLWTEYDAILPPHPIKDYVEQLEFHRLLQFLMGLDDSFTQDRSQILMMPNVPFINQAYAMIVQDESRRIIS; this is encoded by the coding sequence ATGGCGATTGGTGACAATTTCAGCGATATCACCATCGTAGTAGTAGTACCGACTGGAACTGTGAATAGCGGGAACTTCATTCTAGACCATAATCATCCACCCTACTTATATCCATCTAATGGACTATGTTCGTTATTGATTGGTTTGTTATTAATTGGAATGAAGAATTATATGTTGTGGAGTCGAGCTATGAAAGTAGCTCTTCTAGGAAAGAATAAACTCTGTTTGGTAGATGGTACCACCTCGAAAAATGATTTTAGACCAGGATTAGTTCATCAATGGGATCGTTGTAATGCTATTGTCTTGATGAGCAATGTTAATTCACATCTCTTTATTGGTGTTCTATTCTCAGAGAATGCTCAAACTGTTTGGGCACAACTTAAGGAACAGTTTGACAAAGTAAATGCTTCGAGGCTTTATTACTTGCACAAAGAAAGTTTTACTTCTACACATGGGATATCGTCTGTTTCTGTCTATTTTACAAAATTAACTTACCTTTGGACTGAATATGATGCTATATTACCACCACATCCTATTAAGGATTATGTTGAACAACTGGAATTCCATAGGTTATTGCAGTTCTTAATGGGGTTGGACGATAGTTTTACGCAAGATAGAAGTCAAATTTTGATGATGCCTAATGTCCCTTTCATTAACCAAGCTTATGCTATGATAGTTCAAGATGAAAGTAGAAGAATAATCTCATGA